Genomic DNA from Alkalihalobacterium alkalinitrilicum:
TCATGTTTCTGAGCTAAGCTCCATAATGTATCCCCTTTTTCGACCGTGATCGTTAATTTCATATCTTGGCTATTCATTTTTCTATTTGGTGCCTTTTTAGTCTTTACTGAATCCAAATATGTAAAATTCTCTTTGACTTCTTCATTTTCTTCTAACAACTGATACCTTGCTGATAAAACTGTTTGGAATTCCTCTTGTTGTCTTTTTTCGTCATCTTCTTTTGCAACCAATGAATTTTGTTCATCTTTCAATACGAGTAGAGGGTCAATGGAATTAGTTTTACTAATGTTCCATTCACCGACATGAACTTCAAAATGCAAGTGATTACCTGAAGAACGTCCAGTATTGCCTACTGTACCAATCACTTGTCCTTTTTCAACCCGCTCACCTTCACTGACGAATCTTTCATGCAAATGAGCGTATACTGTTTCTAATTTATTATCATGGCTAACAAAAATTACGTTTCCATAAGAGTCTGAATAATAAGATTTAGTAATCGTCCCCTCTTTTATAGAAACAATTGGGGTTCCTTCTGGGGCTGCAATATCTATTCCGTAATGTCGTCCCCCTCTTGTCCCATAATGATCAGATAGATCACCTGTTGTTGGCCAAATGAGTGAATTTATTAAGTCTTCTTCTATTGTTTTTGCATATGTAGTTGCGGCTCCTACAAAAAGGATACTAATGAAGACTGCAATAGCAACCACAATTAATATCCGTTTAACATAATCTAACATGTTTGCCTCCTCTATTTTCTTAGAATGTGTGCCCTAAAAGATGACACACAATGTTATACTATGGAAGCTTGGTCCATTTTATTACAATAATTTTATTCAATCGCGCCTGAGTGGATAATTTCAACTTCAAAATTGAATTCTACATTGATATCCTTATACAATTCTTCCCATTTTTCAGGATCCCAATTCCTCGTTCGGCTTCGGTATTGTTCTCCAAGTCCAAGTGGATCAATATTTAAAGTCTTAAACTTTTCTATTAATTCTTCAGCTGTTTTCAGTTTAACTTCTTCCATTTCCTTTTCTAGCCGATCTATAAAACCAGGATCTTCAACATTAATCCGTTTGGAGCTGTCGGTAATCTCTCCTTTTACGTTAACATGATAGATAAAAGTAGGAGCTTCGCCTCTATTTTCAAGTGTAATTCTGTAAGATGATGTTATATTTTCTACACTAACAACTAACCCTTCTCCTTCATGGGTAAGTAAATGCTGCTGGGTACCGTGTTGTCCTCTCACTGTTAAATACCT
This window encodes:
- a CDS encoding peptidoglycan DD-metalloendopeptidase family protein, with product MLDYVKRILIVVAIAVFISILFVGAATTYAKTIEEDLINSLIWPTTGDLSDHYGTRGGRHYGIDIAAPEGTPIVSIKEGTITKSYYSDSYGNVIFVSHDNKLETVYAHLHERFVSEGERVEKGQVIGTVGNTGRSSGNHLHFEVHVGEWNISKTNSIDPLLVLKDEQNSLVAKEDDEKRQQEEFQTVLSARYQLLEENEEVKENFTYLDSVKTKKAPNRKMNSQDMKLTITVEKGDTLWSLAQKHDVTVEHLKEWNDLEDELIHVDQNLDFFSQVNELIHVVQPGETLHRIASEYEISIATIKGKNELNSDIIYPGDVLQVTN